From the genome of Vanessa tameamea isolate UH-Manoa-2023 chromosome 16, ilVanTame1 primary haplotype, whole genome shotgun sequence, one region includes:
- the LOC113402948 gene encoding nucleoprotein TPR-like isoform X1 has product MEAVNVEAGGTNHLNNVLSENEIADIPNTIADKINAYIDQKFEEYLTSKALCETSKSQIDEKIAVAGTTIREYKTQYEEAAKKLLAAEETIEQLEKQVGSLNNELKQAQDKISRLENEVLTFKRSRDSAVDERNDLTRILQRRDAEIERLTATETSLSQQLRAAIDSKCEALALNDEIQNKELTLQYREKRLEQERVLLNSQITSLSEEVNRLTSELQTMRLNNTSRLVSLETQLTEKLEELNVANETIEQLNEIRKNLNNRAENLTQRLMEQREIENKMSENYKKELDAKTKLADLFKTMNDDAEARTTELTEGIAELQKLLNEATEKYGELETKYKQSEMDHEEILEKKNEIIASLKHELENANDLLKAASAQKLETALNDIAPSAAIASKLLKSGMSLTQVYSQLVKVTEDLNEEKEQNRRLDATINKIVQELEDKVPMLHKQKADYEVAVEANTALSQQMENLVFENNRLREDYEESSKIANHFTRENNRLKGELADLGRQVCFLLKEIEHNRGELLNGDHDLSHNTSNPGNSSDLNCSRVISKTLVTFGDIQELQSNNQKLLRMIRELTDKQEELERHKEEFESGEMENKIETLKQRVTELTEAQERQTKMVNGLIRQRDMFKKLYHDHMKGKRLETSSLYDTSDIEKGESYAMDTTPDNNQKPPNADISSFEAKYRETEKQLELLKEEHKTYKEEKLTTERMLFEQIDNMRQEIAKLTAANSKCASTSEYNNERLKILQTNVSTYKKQISSLEDKNKAYNATIAKHEVSLQHLRDEVLNSQGKLAAAEIQLENLKLENKLLKDAELRLQTEKEIFNRERQGQSLLLKNLELIKASLERVEVENRARIETRLDEATRECAALRRRLQEEQDRFRELASHLELQTETAKSRMQEEKDAADAMRNEIQQLREDYAEKSKSNEELTKRLKIALDPNTDGSLDVVKKVKDLEHKLVNKDIEIKSLIEQLNSAKEHIKQYCDISESAEKELRILNEEYEKYKLETELKLTENSKKIQQLEDKCSELEAELLLHANGEYTNANTSLKNELIVAQEELKNALNSFDTCKTELDVARSEITNLSAAVQKAEEKYTHEMILHSTDIQTLSQVKDELSKAQNQLNEIVAMKNSTIEKMETERLSWIEREKILTAENEQLVQRFKDLNSQNSLLHDQIQALGTQLSVSHASRSRSESMNESANDSNMNISVNEEDGKSSEQLFQIVKFLRKEKDITIAKFDILQAETMRLRSQLEITEKQLDDCKLTLASEREKSEVSMVTVNKQSDILRKIETLNALLDSNKILREERDTLTQRVEELTTNIKSLEDQLSPLQDVMSDLTSKNETLQSENTSLKADCARWRTRVNALVERANKTSPEDWKRLQNERETLAKMLTNEKENLKKVNEELGALKIEKSKLEEQYSLLSRQQNILMEENKKLQEELQVLKDDMSRLTEELTKVKSEYSSATDINTKLTEDLSSKEVSLNDIKNKEMQIRKIAKKYKAQYEELVKTVEEEKKKNEGEAAAASALLVEGNKKIEDQLNELQAQLALEKANNEKLKQELETLKTANMDKEEKAKQVLKQAKSKIVQLTELKNTLSRELDESRNKIGTIEQSTRDEQDARLELIKSQYEGRLTRLEKERGEAQAERNREVESLMQKVNILQRQLANQASASKQQATTEKTTTDPPTANIKPMAGVAQQSVSASRRGGETPLASIRPMAQVGPTAPHDAHSTEYMPASSSRPLPRSAIASTASPASVAPPESTQDMDTSEVGMGSSGSSDSTAQSSSHSQAPQQAVALVMPRIEQPTGASSGSVVTPSASSAAPGVTSAAPQPALTQQLTGAVSASPTSASTVSGQASGVSTSHAAPLVSTSHAAPGVSTSQTTPGVTTTHTTPGVSTSHAAPGVSTSHALPGVSTSHAPPDARPPKRRLQQRPVTAKRTRVQGFERSVEVEYQVPTSSRCDQDDEGVIVVDSEEDDERCTGTMYREGEEDEEDMEEEQDVEGGEEEEEVEGDDGENIVRQDSPAQSPEAGGVADEGEEGELGDSGSGAAAEPDSEPAPAHQQMEAISSGTEPSGALSLGGNGGDDGDDSIVPSTPTLYVPRRNDGFGEAVVSPVGGAGAEGAGATGARFTFAEAGGAASHHDTHADLAAALPPPHAHHTRGEGGENREWEESRGEEEAAAVSSQGSEPSSPHQVAEEGREAEASAAPRRAAPAPAPAPVAPHTPHSPHQRWMRAADSESGTRGRGMRSRGRPPRRSHNYSRF; this is encoded by the exons ATGGAAGCCGTGAATGTGGAAGCCGGTGGAACAAATCacttaaacaatgttttatctGAAAATGAAATCGCAGATATACCAAACACCATTGCAGATAAAATTAATGCATATATTGACCAAAAGTTTGAAGAATATTTGACCTCCAAAGCTTTATGCGAAACAAGTAAATCACAAATAG ATGAAAAAATTGCTGTCGCCGGTACCACTATTCGTGAATACAAAACTCAGTATGAAGAAGCTGCTAAAAAACTTTTGGCAGCTGAAGAAACAATTGAACAGCTTGAAAAACAAGTTGGATCTCTTAATAATGAATTGAAACAAGCCCAAGATAAAATTTCTCGTCTAGAAAATGAAGTTTTAACCTTTAAACGTTCTAGAGATTCAGCTGTTGATGAACGAAATGACTTGACAAGAATATTACAAAGACGTGATGCCGAGATTGAAAGGCTCACTGCCACTGAAACATCATTATCACAGCAACTTCGCGCTGCTATCGATTCTAAATGTGAAGCATTAGCATTAAATGATGAGATACAAAACAAAGAATTAACCTTACAATACCGGGAAAAACGGTTAGAACAAGAGCGGGTACTGCTTAATTCTCAAATAACTTCATTAAGTGAAGAGGTCAATAGACTTACTTCCGAATTACAAACAATGCGATTAAATAACACTAGCAGATTGGTAAGCTTAGAGACGCAACTTACTGAAAAACTTGAAGAATTAAATGTAGCAAATGAGACTATagaacaattaaatgaaattcgaaagaatttaaataatcgtGCTGAAAATCTGACACAACGTTTAATGGAACAGCGAgagatagaaaataaaatgtctgaAAACTACAAAAAAGAATTAGATGCCAAAACCAAACTGGCTGATTTGTTTAAAACTATGAATGATGATGCAGAAGCAAGAACTACTGAGTTAACCGAAGGTATTGCTGAATTGCAAAAGTTATTAAATGAAGCCACGGAAAAATACGGAGAgttagaaacaaaatataaacagagTGAAATGGATCATGAAGAaattttagagaaaaaaaatgaaataattgctTCATTAAAGCATGAATTAGAAAATGCTAACGATCTACTTAAGGCTGCATCAGCTCAAAAATTAGAAACCGCTCTTAATGATATAGCACCATCTGCAGCTATTGCAAGTAAACTGTTAAAGTCAGGTATGTCTTTAACTCAAGTTTATTCACAGTTAGTAAAAGTGACCGAAGACTTAAATGAAGAAAAAGAGCAGAATCGGCGTCTTGATGCGACTATCAATAAAATAGTACAAGAATTAGAAGATAAAGTTCCTATGTTACATAAACAGAAAGCAGACTATGAAGTAGCAGTTGAAGCTAATACTGCTTTATCACAACAAATGGAAAATTTGgtgtttgaaaataatagatTGAGAGAAGATTATGAGGAAAGTTCGAAAATAGCTAACCATTTCACTAGGGAAAACAATAGACTAAAAGGTGAATTGGCTGACTTAGGACGGCAAGTTTGTTTCTTACTAAAAGAGATAGAGCATAACCGAGGAGAACTTCTTAATGGAGATCATGATTTATCACACAATACATCAAATCCTGGAAATTCGTCTGATTTAAATTGTTCCCGAGTCATATCTAAAACATTAGTCACATTTGGAGATATTCAAGAGCTGCAGAGTAATAATCAGAAGCTTTTAAGAATGATTCGTGAATTAACAGATAAACAAGAGGAGCTTGAAAGACATAAAGAAGAATTTGAAAGTGgtgaaatggaaaataaaattgaaacctTAAAGCAAAGGGTTACAGAATTAACGGAGGCACAGGAAAGACAAACAAAAATGGTAAATGGGCTCATCCGACAACgtgatatgtttaaaaaactgTATCACGACCATATGAAAGGTAAACGCCTCGAAACGTCGTCTCTCTATGACACTTCTGATATTGAAAAGGGTGAATCATACGCCATGGATACAACACCAGACAATAACCAAAAACCGCCGAATGCCGATATTTCATCTTTTGAAGCGAAGTATAGAGAAACTGAAAAGCAACTTGAATTATTAAAGGAAGAACACAAGACTTATAAAGAAGAGAAACTTACTACTGAGAGAATGTTATTTGAACAAATTGACAATATGAGACAAGAAATTGCTAAACTGACAGCTGCCAATAGTAAATGCGCTTCAACatcagaatataataatgaaagattaaaaatattacaaacaaatgtatcaacttacaaaaaacaaatttccTCACTAGAGGACAAAAATAAAGCCTACAATGCTACAATTGCCAAACATGAAGTTTCTTTGCAACATTTGAGAGATGAAGTATTAAATTCACAAGGAAAACTAGCAGCTGCAGAAATTCAGCTTGAAAACTTAAagctagaaaataaattattgaaagacGCTGAGTTGAGATTACAAACGGAAAAAGAGATATTTAACCGAGAGAGACAAGGACAatctttactattaaaaaatttagaattaataaaagcaAGCTTAGAACGTGTTGAAGTAGAAAATCGTGCTAGAATAGAAACAAGATTAGATGAAGCCACTCGGGAATGTGCTGCTCTTCGTAGACGATTGCAAGAGGAGCAAGACAGGTTTAGAGAACTAGCATCTCATCTAGAACTACAAACAGAAACTGCTAAATCACGCATGCAAGAAGAGAAAGATGCTGCAGATGCCATGAGAAACGAAATTCAACAATTGAGGGAAGATTATGCTGAAAAAAGTAAGAGCAACGAAGAATTGACAAAAAGACTCAAAATAGCTCTAGACCCTAACACAGATGGATCGCTTGATGttgttaaaaaagtaaaagatttagagcATAAATTGGTCAACAAAGATATAGAGATAAAATCACTTATTGAACAACTGAATTCTGCTAAAGAGCATATCAAGCAATATTGTGACATTTCTGAAAGTGCCGAGAAGGAATTAAGAATTCTTAATGAGGaatatgaaaaatacaaattggAAACAGAATTGAAACTAActgaaaatagtaaaaaaattcaacaactTGAAGATAAATGTTCTGAATTAGAAGCAGAGCTGTTACTACATGCGAATGGAGAATATACCAATGCAAATACTTCtttgaaaaatgaattaatagtTGCTCAAGAAGAATTAAAGAATGCATTAAATAGCTTTGATACTTGTAAAACTGAACTTGACGTTGCACGATCTGAAATTACTAATTTATCGGCAGCTGTTCAAAAAGCAGAAGAAAAATACACTCACGAAATGATATTACATTCTACAGACATTCAAACATTATCACAAGTAAAAGATGAGTTATCCAAAGCACAAAATCAATTAAACGAAATTGTAGCTATGAAAAATAGTACTATAGAAAAAATGGAAACAGAACGATTGTCATGGATAGAAAGAGAAAAAATTCTTACAGCCGAAAATGAGCAGCTGGTTCAgcgttttaaagatttaaatagtCAAAACTCTTTATTGCATGACCAAATTCAGGCACTAGGAACACAATTATCCGTGTCTCATGCTTCTAGATCTCGTTCTGAAAGTATGAATGAATCTGCTAATGattcaaatatgaatatatctGTCAACGAGGAAGACGGTAAGTCCTCAGAACAACTGTTCCAAATAGTTAAATTCTTACGGAAGGAAAAAGATATCACTATTGCCAAATTCGATATTCTACAAGCTGAAACTATGAGATTGAGGTCCCAGTTAGAAATTACTgaaaaacaattggatgattgcaAATTAACTTTAGCTTCCGAAAGAGAAAAGTCTGAAGTGAGTATGGTAACGGTTAATAAACAATctgatattttaagaaaaattgaGACATTAAATGCGTTGCTAGACAGCAATAAAATTTTGCGTGAAGAACGTGACACTTTAACTCAACGTGTTGAAGAATTAACaactaatattaaatctttGGAAGATCAATTATCTCCATTACAGGACGTAATGTCAGACTTAACATCTAAAAATGAAACATTACAATCTGAAAATACTTCATTAAAGGCTGATTGTGCAAGATGGAGAACAAGAGTCAATGCATTAGTTGAACGTGCCAATAAAACTAGTCCTGAAGATTGGAAACGACTACAAAATGAACGGGAAACACTTGCCAAAATGTTaacaaatgaaaaagaaaatcttaaaaaaGTTAACGAAGAATTGGGTGctcttaaaatagaaaaatctaAGCTGGAAGAACAATATAGTCTTCTTTCCCGACAACAAAATATCTTGATGGAAGAAAACAAAAAGTTGCAAGAGGAACTACAAGTTCTCAAAGATGATATGTCACGGCTGACAGAAGAATTAACAAAAGTTAAATCGGAATACAGTTCTGCTACCGATATCAATACTAAGTTAACCGAAGATCTTTCTAGTAAAGAAGTTTCTCTTAATGATATCAAGAATAAAGAGATGCAGATCCGAAAGATTGCTAAAAAATATAAGGCTCAGTATGAGGAACTAGTAAAAACAGTTGAAGAAGAGAAGAAAAAGAATGAAGGTGAAGCTGCTGCAGCTAGTGCATTATTAGTTgaaggtaataaaaaaattgaagatCAGCTCAATGAACTTCAAGCTCAGCTAGCATTAGAAAAAGCAAACAATGAAAAACTGAAACAAGAACTTGAAACACTAAAAACTGCTAATATGGATAAAGAAGAAAAGGCAAAGCAAGTTTTAAAGCAAGCTAAAAGTAAAATAGTTCAATTAACGGAATTGAAGAATACGCTTAGCCGTGAATTAGATGAATCACGTAACAAAATTGGGACTATTGAACAGAGTACTCGTGACGAGCAAGATGCTAGGTTAGAACTTATAAAATCACAATATGAAGGACGTCTAACACGTTTAGAGAAGGAACGTGGAGAAGCCCAAGCAGAAAGAAATAGAGAAGTTGAATCTCTTATGCAAAAAGTTAACATTCTTCAAAGACAATTAGCTAATCAAGCATCAGCATCCAAGCAACAAGCTACAACTGAGAAAACTACTACGGATCCCCCAACGGCAAATATTAAACCAATGGCCG GTGTAGCACAGCAAAGTGTTTCGGCAAGTCGGCGCGGCGGAGAGACGCCGTTAGCTTCAATCCGACCTATGGCACAAGTAGGTCCTACAGCCCCACACGACGCACATAGTACTGAGTACATGCCTGCATCCTCGTCGCGACCACTTCCTAGATCTGCGATAGCGTCTACCGCTTCCCCTGCTTCTGTCGCGCCGCCAGAGTCTACTCAg GATATGGATACAAGTGAAGTCGGAATGGGCAGTTCGGGGTCTAGTGATAGTACAGCACAGTCTTCTTCACATTCCCAAGCACCACAACAG GCGGTGGCCCTAGTAATGCCCCGTATAGAGCAACCGACTGGTGCCAGCTCAGGCTCCGTAGTTACTCCATCCGCCAGTTCTGCAGCTCCCGGTGTCACCAGCGCTGCGCCACAACCGGCACTTACACAGCAACTCACTG gaGCCGTAAGTGCGAGCCCGACCTCCGCATCGACGGTAAGCGGTCAAGCTTCGGGTGTGAGCACGTCGCACGCTGCGCCCTTAGTCAGTACGTCGCACGCAGCGCCCGGCGTGAGCACGTCACAAACGACCCCCGGCGTGACCACCACGCACACGACACCCGGCGTGAGCACGTCGCACGCGGCGCCCGGTGTGAGCACGTCGCACGCGCTCCCGGGAGTCAGCACGTCGCACGCGCCGCCCGACGCCCGCCCGCCGAAACGCCGTCTGCAACAGCGACCCGTGACTGCGAAGCGAACGAGGGTACAg GGCTTCGAGCGTTCGGTAGAGGTGGAATATCAGGTGCCAACTTCGTCGCGCTGTGATCAAGACGATGAAGGTGTAATTGTAGTAGATTCTGAGGAGGACGACGAGCGATGCACCGGCACTATGTATAgg GAGGGAGAGGAAGATGAAGAAGATATGGAGGAAGAACAGGATGTAGAAGGTGGTGAAGAGGAGGAAGAAGTTGAAGGGGACGATGGAGAAAATATCGTTCGCCAG GATTCGCCGGCTCAGAGCCCCGAGGCGGGCGGCGTGGCCGACGAGGGCGAGGAGGGTGAGCTGGGCGACAGCGGCTCTGGCGCCGCGGCTGAGCCCGACAGCGAGCCCGCACCCGCGCACCAGCAGATGGAGGCCATCAGCAGCGGCACCGAGC CAAGTGGAGCTTTATCGTTAGGTGGGAACGGTGGCGACGATGGCGATGACAGTATAGTTCCTTCCACTCCAACGCTATACGTCCCTAGACGAAATGACgg GTTCGGCGAAGCTGTGGTGTCGCCGgtgggcggcgcgggcgcggagGGCGCGGGTGCAACGGGGGCGCGCTTCACGTTCGCGGAGGCGGGCGGCGCCGCGTCGCACCATGACACGCACGCCGACCTCGCCGCCGCGCTGCCGCCGCCACACGCGCACCACACGC gAGGTGAAGGCGGTGAAAATCGTGAATGGGAAGAATCCCGCGGAGAGGAAGAAGCCGCCGCCGTCAGTTCACAGGGAAGCGAACCATCGTCGCCTCATCAG GTGGCAGAAGAAGGTCGCGAGGCGGAGGCAAGCGCAGCGCCGCGTCGCGCCGCGCCCGcacccgcgcccgcgcccgtcGCGCCGCACACGCCGCACTCGCCGCACCAGCGCTGGATGCGCGCCGCCG ACAGTGAAAGCGGGACGCGAGGCCGCGGCATGCGATCACGAGGGCGGCCGCCACGAAGATCACACAACTACTCTAGATTCTAA